The following are encoded together in the Geobacter sulfurreducens PCA genome:
- a CDS encoding indolepyruvate oxidoreductase subunit beta: MTGGEQLIISGVGGQGILFVTRILAETAIRNGMPVMTSETHGMAQRGGVVISHLKAGEFSSPLVRPGRADGLLAMKEENIALHRHFLRPGGWIVANASRVPAGLEGHLVHVIDADALALEIGSPQAVNLILLGFALARLTDAGLFCSTHQVIATIERRLGEKGALRAASLKALRLGMERAEA, from the coding sequence ATGACCGGGGGAGAGCAACTGATCATCAGCGGGGTGGGGGGGCAGGGAATCCTGTTCGTCACCCGCATTCTGGCCGAGACCGCCATCCGCAACGGCATGCCGGTCATGACCTCCGAAACCCACGGCATGGCCCAGCGGGGCGGGGTGGTCATCTCCCACCTGAAGGCGGGCGAATTCTCAAGTCCCCTCGTGCGCCCCGGCAGGGCCGACGGCCTGCTGGCCATGAAGGAGGAGAACATTGCGCTCCACCGGCACTTCCTCCGCCCCGGCGGGTGGATCGTGGCCAATGCCTCCCGTGTCCCGGCCGGACTTGAGGGGCACCTGGTCCATGTAATCGACGCTGACGCCCTTGCCCTGGAGATCGGCTCCCCCCAGGCGGTGAACCTGATCCTCCTCGGCTTTGCCCTAGCCCGGCTGACCGATGCCGGCCTCTTCTGCTCCACTCACCAGGTGATTGCAACCATCGAGCGGCGGCTGGGTGAAAAGGGGGCGCTCCGGGCCGCATCTCTCAAGGCCCTGCGTCTCGGCATGGAGCGGGCGGAGGCTTGA
- a CDS encoding thiamine pyrophosphate-dependent enzyme, with amino-acid sequence MSERKLLLGNDAMAHGLVESGCSVVASYPGTPASEILSGVALWRERYGVPMHVEWAVNEKVAFEIAYAAAQSGLRAATAMKQVGLNVASDPFMSAAYLGVTGGFVVISADDPGPHSSQTEQDSRLTAMSAKVPVLDPDSPNQARELIAAGFELSEAFRVPVMLRPTTRVCHANQDILPGPVAPSERTAAFVKDPTRWAATPVFRHKLHLELEEKLAGIAAWEPTAPRLLNPGVSSGKALVASGVAAAHAREVLEDLGLRDVIPLWQVVQPYPLHTAFVERLLADYDEILVLEETTGVMELQLADRHRVKGKRSGFVPEVGELSPELVERLVAAFAGIPAAPSVAPPTGGGRRPTLCPGCPHRASFHAIKRAAPKGIYPSDIGCYTLGLNLGGVDTVLCMGAAVSQAAGFYHAYKLSGQVPDIVATIGDSTFFHAGIPPLIDAVVQDARFVLVILDNATTAMTGNQPTPALGWGAGGVPTATVDMEGLVKACGVRFCRSGEPGNLPAFTALMKEAVAFARTDGLAVVIARQPCVVDRTYTGERPPKRAVRVSDACNGCRFCTTQFECPALVYDEETKRVVVDTLVCSKCGVCVDVCPRLAIEEVGK; translated from the coding sequence GTGAGTGAACGGAAGCTGTTGCTCGGCAATGATGCCATGGCCCACGGCCTTGTGGAGAGCGGATGCAGTGTCGTCGCCTCGTATCCCGGCACGCCCGCCTCGGAGATCCTCTCCGGCGTGGCTCTCTGGCGGGAGCGTTACGGCGTACCCATGCATGTGGAGTGGGCCGTTAATGAGAAAGTTGCCTTCGAGATTGCCTACGCCGCCGCCCAGTCCGGTTTGCGGGCGGCCACGGCCATGAAGCAAGTGGGGCTCAATGTTGCCTCCGATCCGTTCATGAGTGCCGCCTACCTGGGAGTCACCGGCGGTTTCGTGGTCATCTCCGCCGACGACCCGGGGCCCCACTCGTCCCAGACCGAGCAGGACAGCCGCCTGACGGCCATGTCCGCCAAGGTGCCCGTTCTCGACCCCGATTCCCCCAACCAGGCCCGGGAGCTCATTGCCGCCGGCTTCGAACTGTCCGAGGCCTTCCGGGTGCCGGTCATGCTCCGGCCCACTACCCGCGTCTGCCACGCCAACCAGGACATCCTCCCCGGCCCGGTTGCTCCGTCCGAACGGACGGCCGCGTTTGTCAAGGATCCGACCCGTTGGGCCGCTACCCCGGTTTTTCGTCACAAGCTTCACTTGGAGTTGGAGGAGAAGCTGGCCGGCATTGCCGCCTGGGAGCCGACCGCCCCGCGGCTGCTCAATCCGGGGGTCTCTTCCGGTAAGGCATTGGTTGCCTCCGGCGTGGCAGCGGCCCACGCCCGCGAGGTGCTCGAGGACTTGGGACTCCGGGACGTTATTCCTCTCTGGCAGGTGGTACAGCCCTACCCCCTCCACACGGCGTTCGTGGAGCGGCTTCTGGCCGATTACGACGAGATCCTGGTACTGGAGGAGACCACCGGGGTCATGGAACTGCAACTGGCCGACCGTCACCGGGTGAAGGGAAAACGGTCGGGCTTCGTTCCCGAGGTGGGGGAGCTGTCCCCGGAACTGGTGGAGCGTCTGGTGGCCGCTTTTGCCGGCATTCCCGCCGCACCCTCCGTTGCGCCCCCCACGGGCGGCGGCCGCCGGCCGACCCTCTGTCCGGGCTGCCCCCACCGGGCCAGCTTCCATGCCATCAAACGGGCTGCTCCCAAGGGAATCTATCCTTCCGACATCGGCTGCTACACCCTCGGCCTCAACCTGGGAGGGGTCGACACGGTCCTCTGCATGGGGGCGGCGGTCTCCCAGGCGGCCGGCTTCTACCACGCCTACAAACTTTCCGGCCAGGTGCCCGACATCGTCGCCACCATCGGCGACTCCACCTTCTTCCACGCGGGAATCCCGCCGCTCATCGACGCAGTGGTGCAGGATGCGCGGTTCGTGCTCGTGATTCTGGACAATGCCACTACCGCCATGACCGGCAACCAGCCGACCCCGGCACTGGGGTGGGGCGCCGGAGGGGTCCCCACGGCGACGGTGGATATGGAGGGGCTGGTCAAGGCATGCGGCGTGCGCTTCTGCCGGTCGGGCGAGCCGGGCAACCTTCCCGCTTTTACCGCCCTGATGAAAGAAGCGGTGGCCTTTGCCCGGACCGACGGGCTTGCCGTGGTCATTGCCCGCCAGCCCTGCGTGGTTGACCGGACCTACACCGGCGAACGGCCGCCGAAGCGGGCGGTGCGGGTAAGCGATGCCTGCAACGGCTGCCGCTTCTGCACCACCCAGTTCGAGTGCCCGGCCCTGGTCTACGACGAAGAAACGAAGCGGGTGGTTGTCGATACCCTCGTCTGTTCCAAGTGCGGCGTCTGCGTCGATGTCTGTCCGCGGCTGGCCATCGAGGAGGTGGGAAAATGA
- a CDS encoding TRAP transporter substrate-binding protein, whose amino-acid sequence MKRFTLFMLLALLPASLVPAAGTARAQSTITLTYANFPPAATFPCIQMERWAKEVEKRTGGKVKVKTFPGGTLLNAKNMFEGVTSGIADIGNFAMSYQPGRFPVSEAVDLPLGFTSARVASLVLYDLIEKYKPREFEKVKVLTVFTCPPTNFMTKAPVRRLADLKGVELRVAGTSAEVAKRLGAVPVAMPQSETPEAIQKGIVKGMISSLEILQDLKFASYTPYATIANLPVVSFAVVMNKAKWDSLPADVKNALDTLSRDQAAWTGEYADRHVQESLAWAKKGYQHQVFTLPAADQKQINALLSPMVDDYVKKVSAQGLNGKQIVTDVQAFRKKYETPAKKKR is encoded by the coding sequence ATGAAACGCTTCACCCTGTTCATGCTCCTCGCGCTGCTGCCGGCATCGCTCGTCCCCGCAGCCGGCACCGCCCGCGCCCAGTCGACCATCACCCTCACCTACGCCAACTTCCCGCCCGCGGCTACCTTCCCCTGCATCCAGATGGAGCGCTGGGCCAAAGAAGTGGAAAAGCGAACCGGCGGCAAGGTGAAGGTAAAGACCTTTCCCGGCGGCACGCTCCTCAACGCCAAGAACATGTTCGAGGGGGTTACCTCCGGCATCGCCGATATCGGCAACTTCGCCATGAGCTACCAGCCGGGCCGCTTCCCTGTGTCCGAAGCGGTGGACCTTCCCCTGGGCTTCACGAGCGCCAGGGTGGCAAGCCTCGTTCTCTACGACCTGATCGAAAAGTACAAGCCCAGGGAGTTTGAAAAGGTAAAAGTACTGACGGTCTTCACCTGTCCTCCCACCAATTTCATGACCAAGGCGCCGGTACGGCGCCTGGCCGACCTGAAGGGAGTGGAACTCCGCGTGGCTGGCACAAGCGCCGAAGTAGCCAAGCGCCTGGGGGCGGTACCGGTGGCCATGCCACAATCGGAAACCCCCGAAGCGATCCAGAAAGGGATTGTCAAGGGGATGATCTCTTCCCTTGAAATTCTCCAGGATCTCAAGTTCGCCAGCTACACCCCCTACGCGACCATCGCCAACCTGCCGGTGGTTTCCTTTGCGGTGGTCATGAACAAGGCCAAGTGGGATTCGCTCCCCGCCGACGTCAAGAATGCCCTGGACACCCTTTCCCGCGATCAGGCCGCATGGACCGGCGAGTACGCCGACCGCCACGTGCAGGAATCTCTCGCTTGGGCGAAGAAGGGCTACCAGCATCAGGTATTCACCCTGCCGGCCGCCGACCAGAAGCAGATCAACGCACTCCTCTCCCCCATGGTGGACGACTACGTCAAAAAGGTGAGCGCCCAGGGGCTCAACGGCAAGCAGATCGTGACGGACGTGCAGGCATTCCGGAAGAAGTACGAGACGCCGGCGAAGAAAAAGCGGTAG
- a CDS encoding TRAP transporter small permease yields the protein MERLFGILSKAFMVVGGVALLALVLLATGNVASRIGRAPFAGTYEIVSFLGAIVIAGALGHTQRRKDHIVVDILSERFPAPVKRLLDAVNYAVTCGLFGIAAWQVWVWGDKLRLSGELSETLKLTYYPFVYVVAAGFGVLAGVLFIDCMKTVLRGKESEE from the coding sequence ATGGAACGTTTATTCGGCATCCTCTCCAAAGCATTCATGGTCGTCGGCGGTGTGGCGCTCCTGGCGCTCGTACTGCTGGCCACCGGCAACGTGGCGTCCCGAATCGGCCGGGCTCCCTTTGCCGGGACCTACGAGATCGTCTCTTTCCTGGGTGCCATCGTCATTGCCGGTGCCCTGGGGCACACCCAACGCCGCAAGGACCACATCGTGGTCGATATCCTGTCGGAACGTTTCCCGGCGCCGGTCAAGCGGCTGCTCGACGCGGTGAACTATGCCGTCACCTGCGGGCTGTTCGGCATCGCCGCCTGGCAGGTGTGGGTCTGGGGCGACAAGCTCCGCCTGTCGGGAGAGTTATCCGAAACGCTGAAGCTGACCTACTACCCTTTTGTCTACGTGGTGGCTGCCGGCTTCGGCGTTCTGGCCGGGGTGTTGTTCATCGATTGCATGAAAACGGTATTGCGCGGTAAGGAGAGTGAGGAGTGA
- a CDS encoding TRAP transporter large permease, with protein MSGPIVGVYGICAMFFMLFVLRIPAAFTLMMVGFLGIATVTTWDAALAMLGSELWGSFSNYGLTVIPLFILVGEIVHYAGYNNSLYHATYKWFGHKRGGLAMTTILASAAFSAISGSNTATAATMSAVAIPAMKEYKYHPLLNAGSVAAGATLGVLIPPSIVLVVYGLYTGQSIGKLFFGNVIPSAILTILILLTVVWICRRHPDWGPEGPRSGWGERFAALPEAIDILILFAIIMYALFTGVVTATEAAAVSCFLALVICGLRRKLTWKKLTGALVDTLRISCMVFMIVAGAVIFAKFLTITRLPYETAEWISSLDLPRWMVLWVILACYIIGGCIMDALAFLLVSLPIFYPLVTQLGYDPIWFGQVITIVTTMGSIMPPIGICCYVVSGMSGIPLGTVFRSGLYYMPSYIASIAILMVSPYWTVLVLADLVK; from the coding sequence GTGAGCGGTCCCATTGTCGGCGTCTACGGCATCTGTGCCATGTTTTTCATGCTGTTCGTACTGCGGATTCCCGCAGCCTTCACCCTCATGATGGTCGGTTTTCTCGGCATCGCCACGGTCACCACCTGGGACGCGGCCCTGGCCATGCTCGGCAGCGAACTCTGGGGCAGCTTTTCCAACTACGGCCTCACGGTCATTCCCCTGTTCATTCTGGTGGGGGAAATCGTCCATTACGCCGGCTACAACAACAGTCTCTACCACGCTACCTACAAGTGGTTCGGCCACAAGCGCGGCGGCCTTGCCATGACCACGATCCTGGCATCGGCGGCCTTCTCGGCCATCAGCGGCTCCAACACCGCCACCGCCGCCACCATGAGCGCCGTGGCGATTCCGGCCATGAAAGAATACAAGTACCATCCGCTGCTCAACGCCGGCTCCGTGGCTGCCGGCGCGACCCTGGGGGTCCTGATCCCTCCCAGCATCGTACTGGTGGTCTACGGGCTCTACACGGGCCAGTCCATCGGCAAGCTCTTCTTCGGCAATGTCATCCCCAGCGCCATCCTGACGATCCTCATCCTCCTGACCGTAGTCTGGATCTGCCGCCGCCACCCGGACTGGGGCCCCGAGGGGCCCAGAAGCGGCTGGGGGGAGCGGTTTGCCGCCCTGCCCGAGGCCATCGATATCCTGATCCTCTTCGCCATCATCATGTACGCCCTGTTCACCGGCGTGGTGACCGCCACCGAGGCGGCGGCAGTGAGCTGCTTCCTGGCTCTCGTGATCTGCGGTCTGCGCAGAAAGCTCACCTGGAAGAAGCTGACCGGGGCATTAGTGGACACCCTGCGCATCTCCTGCATGGTGTTCATGATCGTGGCCGGCGCGGTCATCTTCGCCAAGTTCCTGACCATCACGCGGCTCCCCTATGAAACCGCCGAGTGGATCAGCTCCCTGGATCTTCCCCGCTGGATGGTCCTCTGGGTCATCCTGGCCTGCTACATCATCGGCGGCTGTATCATGGACGCCCTGGCGTTCCTGCTGGTGTCGCTCCCCATCTTCTACCCGCTGGTGACCCAACTGGGCTACGACCCGATCTGGTTCGGCCAGGTGATCACCATCGTGACCACCATGGGGTCCATCATGCCCCCCATCGGCATCTGCTGCTACGTGGTATCCGGCATGTCGGGCATCCCTCTCGGCACGGTCTTTCGTAGCGGCCTCTACTACATGCCGTCCTACATCGCTTCCATCGCAATCCTCATGGTGTCCCCCTACTGGACGGTGCTCGTGCTGGCCGACCTAGTGAAGTAA
- a CDS encoding chemotaxis protein CheX: MSAITFEEIMFTIMSATQDTFKNYLSVDIFAGKVERKVDPVDSDVVGIVGVAGDRVGYIILAAESTAAVTIAKELLMLDEPDEESIRDAIGELTNNIAGVFKTKYHEQYGNVALGLPLIVSGMLRTVAEGTSQDQSGGSSSMNVQCKGVTIPFMSLDGKFALRVMVYM; this comes from the coding sequence ATGTCCGCAATCACCTTCGAAGAAATCATGTTCACCATCATGTCCGCCACCCAGGACACCTTCAAAAACTACCTGAGCGTCGACATATTCGCGGGAAAGGTTGAGCGGAAGGTAGATCCCGTCGATTCCGACGTGGTCGGTATCGTCGGTGTTGCGGGCGACAGGGTGGGCTATATCATCCTGGCGGCGGAGAGCACTGCAGCGGTAACGATCGCCAAGGAGCTGCTCATGCTCGACGAACCCGACGAGGAGTCCATCAGAGATGCCATCGGCGAACTGACCAACAACATCGCCGGGGTATTCAAGACCAAGTACCATGAACAATACGGCAATGTGGCCCTTGGGCTCCCCCTCATCGTCTCCGGCATGCTGCGTACCGTTGCCGAGGGCACGTCGCAGGATCAGTCGGGCGGCAGCTCCAGCATGAACGTCCAGTGCAAGGGGGTTACCATTCCCTTCATGAGTCTGGACGGCAAGTTCGCTCTCCGCGTGATGGTGTACATGTAA
- a CDS encoding TldD/PmbA family protein, which yields MDTAGMISAVQEILANRSLDGWEITAASSHILSIEVKEQKVDTFKCSAPLGVSVRVLKNGGMGFSFSTSMAPEDLARMVDNALVGAESQTPDADHGFPDPPAVYPDVPGLFDDGLAAVAEEAKIAVALDLERLTLAADPRVRKVRKATYGDSMVETMVVNSRGVSCRYRGTSVSASVTAVAEENGQSQMGWDFDFSSRFDGISVERIVAGAVAKATGLLGAATVPTMRCPAVLDTYVATEILEVLAPAFLAESVQKGKSLLAGKRGEMIVAPLLTIRDDGTLPGGMGTAPFDAEGVPKRNTVLVQNGRLDSYLYDTLRARKEGVAPTGNAIRSGIKSPPHMGVSNLFIENGTEAPEALLAGITRGVLLTEVMGMHTANTISGDFSVGAAGFLVEDGRVTRPVKGIAIAGNILELFRGVEAVGNDLRFYGTVGSPSLRIAALDVSGE from the coding sequence ATGGATACCGCCGGCATGATCAGCGCCGTTCAAGAAATACTCGCCAACCGTTCCCTGGACGGATGGGAGATAACCGCCGCATCGTCGCACATTCTTTCTATCGAGGTGAAGGAACAAAAGGTCGATACCTTCAAGTGTTCCGCCCCGCTGGGGGTGAGCGTGCGCGTGCTGAAGAACGGCGGCATGGGGTTCTCCTTTTCCACAAGCATGGCACCGGAGGACTTGGCGCGCATGGTGGACAACGCCCTTGTGGGTGCCGAAAGCCAGACCCCGGACGCGGACCACGGTTTCCCCGACCCGCCGGCGGTATATCCCGATGTTCCGGGGCTGTTCGACGACGGGCTTGCTGCCGTGGCCGAAGAGGCAAAGATTGCCGTCGCACTCGACCTTGAGCGGCTTACCCTGGCGGCCGATCCGCGGGTGCGGAAGGTGCGGAAAGCCACCTATGGTGATTCCATGGTGGAGACTATGGTGGTCAATTCCCGGGGCGTCAGCTGCCGCTACCGGGGAACATCGGTGTCGGCCAGCGTGACGGCCGTTGCCGAGGAAAACGGTCAGTCCCAGATGGGGTGGGATTTCGATTTCTCATCCCGCTTCGACGGCATTTCGGTGGAGCGGATCGTTGCCGGCGCAGTTGCCAAGGCGACCGGCCTCCTGGGCGCCGCCACGGTGCCGACCATGCGCTGCCCCGCGGTGCTCGACACCTACGTGGCCACCGAGATCCTCGAAGTGCTGGCACCGGCATTCCTGGCCGAGAGCGTTCAAAAGGGCAAGTCGCTCCTGGCGGGCAAGCGGGGCGAGATGATCGTTGCGCCGCTGCTCACCATCCGGGACGACGGTACCCTGCCCGGCGGCATGGGAACCGCTCCCTTCGATGCGGAGGGCGTGCCCAAGCGGAATACGGTTCTGGTGCAAAACGGGCGGCTCGACAGCTATCTCTACGATACGCTCCGGGCGCGCAAGGAGGGGGTCGCCCCTACCGGAAACGCCATTCGCAGCGGCATCAAATCGCCGCCGCACATGGGGGTATCCAATCTCTTCATCGAGAACGGCACCGAAGCTCCCGAAGCGCTCCTGGCGGGAATCACGCGGGGAGTGCTGCTGACCGAGGTAATGGGGATGCATACCGCCAATACCATTTCGGGTGACTTCTCCGTGGGCGCAGCGGGCTTCCTGGTGGAGGACGGACGCGTGACCCGGCCGGTGAAGGGGATCGCCATTGCGGGCAACATCTTGGAGCTGTTCAGGGGGGTCGAGGCGGTGGGGAATGACCTGCGCTTCTACGGTACCGTGGGCTCGCCGTCGTTGCGGATTGCCGCCCTGGACGTGAGCGGGGAGTAA
- a CDS encoding N-acetyltransferase — protein MLRKAQIADVKDIQKLLTHFASRGDMLSRSLSELYEAIRDFYVWEENGVVLGAAALHIMWEDLAEIRSVAVSEDAGRKGIGTMLVQACIDEARQLGLKRVFCLTYKPDFFGKFGMRIVDKSELPHKVWTDCIKCVKFPDCDEIAMILDL, from the coding sequence ATGCTCCGCAAGGCCCAGATTGCCGACGTCAAGGATATACAGAAGCTTCTCACCCACTTCGCCAGCCGGGGCGATATGCTCTCCCGCTCACTGTCGGAGCTGTATGAGGCGATCCGCGATTTTTACGTCTGGGAGGAAAACGGTGTGGTGCTCGGCGCCGCCGCCCTCCATATCATGTGGGAAGACCTGGCAGAGATCCGGTCCGTGGCCGTGTCCGAGGATGCGGGGCGCAAGGGGATCGGTACCATGCTCGTGCAGGCCTGTATCGACGAGGCTAGGCAATTGGGGCTCAAGCGCGTATTCTGCCTCACCTACAAGCCCGATTTCTTCGGCAAGTTCGGTATGAGGATCGTGGACAAGTCGGAGTTGCCCCACAAGGTCTGGACCGACTGCATCAAGTGCGTCAAGTTCCCCGACTGCGATGAAATCGCGATGATTCTTGATCTCTGA
- a CDS encoding GGDEF domain-containing response regulator produces MRSDLRIAIVANEKRGDGNIELRLQSKGYQVVTLTTPSSVMGFIYSDPPDVILMDLSSPDEAFLGIIRSLKDDFFFSTIPVIGMMPEPAAEFFDWDEYPLDDFVTFPLNFRELFTRIVLSLRRLRRVFDNNPLTRLPGNTSIQRAIEQTVGKPMAVCYVDINHFKQYNDVYGFAHGDEVLRMLGRIMSNAVKDAGDGFAGHIGGDDFVFIVPFDQAEVVAGRIIANFTAVVSELFNEEEKRNGFFLAHDRKGNEEKVPLMGVAIAIVPTDSPKIGHYAKVAEVAAELKTLAKQSHKSCFVVDRRKY; encoded by the coding sequence ATGAGATCTGACCTGAGAATAGCCATCGTTGCCAATGAAAAGCGGGGGGACGGCAATATCGAGCTCCGCCTCCAGAGTAAAGGGTATCAGGTGGTGACCCTGACGACCCCCTCCAGCGTCATGGGATTCATCTACTCGGATCCCCCCGACGTGATCCTCATGGATCTCTCCTCGCCCGACGAGGCGTTCCTGGGCATTATCAGGAGCCTCAAGGACGACTTTTTCTTCAGCACCATTCCGGTCATCGGCATGATGCCGGAGCCGGCGGCAGAGTTTTTCGACTGGGATGAGTATCCCCTGGATGATTTCGTTACCTTCCCCCTGAATTTCCGGGAGCTTTTTACCCGCATCGTTCTGTCGCTGCGGCGGCTGCGGCGGGTTTTCGACAACAATCCTCTCACCAGGCTGCCGGGCAACACCTCCATTCAGCGCGCCATCGAGCAGACGGTGGGCAAGCCCATGGCGGTCTGCTATGTGGACATCAACCACTTCAAGCAGTATAACGATGTCTACGGTTTCGCCCACGGCGACGAGGTCCTGAGGATGCTCGGCCGCATCATGTCCAACGCCGTGAAGGACGCAGGCGACGGCTTCGCGGGACACATCGGCGGGGACGATTTCGTCTTTATCGTCCCCTTCGACCAGGCCGAGGTGGTTGCCGGGCGGATCATCGCCAATTTCACTGCCGTGGTTTCGGAACTCTTCAACGAGGAGGAAAAGCGTAATGGCTTTTTCCTGGCCCACGACCGCAAGGGGAACGAGGAGAAGGTCCCCCTCATGGGGGTCGCCATCGCCATCGTTCCCACGGACTCTCCCAAAATCGGCCACTACGCCAAGGTGGCCGAGGTGGCGGCAGAGCTCAAGACCCTTGCCAAGCAATCCCACAAGAGCTGCTTTGTCGTCGACCGACGTAAGTACTGA
- a CDS encoding HDOD domain-containing protein, with protein MNDKRTEIFEIIRDTSTLPTLPGIVTRLQALSENRKSTIQEMAQLVSSDQILSARVLRLVNSPSYGFYRVSTISNALILLGVNVIKSLALSSSIFEIMEKTIVGLWEHSLGAGVAANIIARRLKLPEVEEISTAALLHDIGKVIIKEKCPEDYARVAMLMERKGLAMLDAERELLGTDHAEVGEWLVRSWYLPDKLSEPVACHHDVARSSTHQVKTAVVHLADVLVKASGFGFSGDEYVPQIQPEAWQRLGMTEGDLVAIVEELEDRLIETKNFSLEIQAVDEI; from the coding sequence GTGAACGATAAGCGGACCGAGATTTTCGAGATCATCCGTGACACGAGCACGCTCCCGACGCTTCCCGGCATCGTGACACGGCTCCAGGCCCTGTCGGAAAACCGCAAGTCGACCATTCAGGAAATGGCGCAACTCGTCTCCTCTGACCAGATCCTGTCGGCGCGGGTGCTGCGTCTGGTGAACTCCCCCTCCTACGGGTTCTACCGGGTTTCCACCATTTCCAACGCCCTGATCCTCCTGGGCGTGAATGTCATCAAGAGTCTGGCGCTTAGCTCCTCCATCTTCGAAATCATGGAGAAGACCATCGTTGGGCTTTGGGAGCACTCCCTCGGCGCCGGCGTGGCTGCGAACATCATTGCCCGCCGCCTGAAGCTCCCCGAGGTGGAGGAAATCTCCACGGCAGCGCTTCTGCACGACATCGGCAAGGTGATCATCAAGGAGAAATGCCCCGAGGACTACGCCCGTGTCGCCATGCTCATGGAGAGGAAGGGACTGGCCATGCTGGACGCGGAGCGGGAGCTGCTGGGAACCGATCACGCGGAGGTGGGGGAGTGGCTCGTGCGGAGCTGGTACCTGCCGGACAAGCTGAGCGAGCCCGTGGCCTGTCACCACGACGTGGCACGCTCATCGACCCACCAGGTCAAGACCGCCGTGGTCCATCTGGCCGATGTGCTCGTGAAGGCCAGCGGCTTCGGTTTCAGCGGCGACGAGTATGTCCCCCAGATCCAGCCCGAGGCGTGGCAGAGGCTGGGCATGACCGAGGGCGACCTGGTTGCCATTGTGGAAGAGCTGGAGGACCGGCTGATCGAAACGAAGAACTTCAGTCTGGAGATACAGGCCGTCGATGAGATCTGA